Below is a genomic region from Spirosoma radiotolerans.
CGGCAGATTGTGCCCACAAGGGCCACCCGCTAACGATCAGTAAGGCCCCTACGGCGATGAGCCACCCGCACGAATAGGTAGTGAAGGAGTTAGTCAAGGGATGAAGATGAGGTCAAGTCAACAAGATAAGGGCAAACGCAATCCGTTTCATCTCTCTTTATTGATCGGTAAGCCAAGTGATTGTGCTTGACTGGTTAAGACGACTACCCTGGAGACTTGTGTGCCTAATTACGGGAGGTATTGGGATAAAGCCTCATTTTGTTTGTGCGTGCCATGAAGTCGATAACCTCTCACATGGGAGCATTTGATGAGACATGATAAATATCGTGTGTTCTACAAGCAACCCTCTAATCTTACCTTGGCTAGAGAGTTTATCAAAACAAGATTGTTTAATAATGAATCGGTCATTTTTGTCGCTAGAGTTAATCAGACAGCAATGCCCATTGGCTTCACTCAATTATATACCAAATATTCATCGGCGCGCATGGCAAAGAATTGGATACTTCATGATTTGTTTGTGGATATACTCTTTCGTAGATAAGGCATTGGGCAACAACTTATTCAAACAGCAACGCGCTTTAACAATCATGGCACTGAGATGACCAAATACTTTCTGGATGAGGATCAGTTTATCGCCGATGTGATCAGTTTTAATGCCGGTGTGCTATCGAGTGAATACATACAGTGAATACATACAGGCTGTTACGGACTGTACCTATGTGGCTCTCTCGAAGCGTTCCCTGGAGGAATTATCGATGACGATTGTTGGCTGGGACCCGATTATCGCGAAAATAACGGCTAAGGGGTACGCCGACAAGGTGAATCGGATCAGCGCAATGATGGCTGATGATGCAACAGGGCGTTATCTTAAGTTCCAGTCCGAGTTTCCCAACCTGGCGAATCGAATTCCGTTATCTTATCTGGCCTCTTATTTGGGCATTACCCAGTCGTCGCTGAGCCGAATACGAAGGAATATCCAATAGCGATCTATTGATCTTTTTAATTGAGGGTTACTTGAGATTAGTATAGTTTAGGCTGGTTCACTGTTTCGATAGACCTCAGCAATGGCGTAGAGGGATTTCTTTGGCTCCCAGGACATTTCGGGATAAGGGCTCCCTGATTGATCTGTATACACCTTGACGACTCCTCCGCTAGCTATGTCCATGTCCACAGAGTACTTAAAAATCTCTTTTCTCTTTTAACCCCCAACTGTCCACTTTCGGTTGACGATATACAGCAGCTAGGCATTGTACTTTTCTATTCTAACCCTACTTCTGTGCTGAAATAATTATTTCTCTTAACGGAGGAGTGTAAGGACTTTTTAATGAATCAAACCGCCATCGTGCTTCTAATGAATCTACGTTGTACCCTACCGTGCGTTCATAAAATCTGTTCCCGTCAATGCTACTCTCGTAGACAAAGGGAGCTTTCTCATAAGATGATAGTTGGAATTTACCACCTTTCTCTTCAATGTAGACAATTCGTGTACCTGTAACAGGTATGTTGCTAAAGTTAGCAACAGGTAGCGTACTCCGATTCTGAGCGTATTCGACGGCCACTGTATCAGATGCCTTTCGACCAACCCTAATTGAAAAATTGCTTACACCAAGCTTGTTTATGCCGCTGGTCGAGTACACGGTATCTCCATTCACTACATAAGACTGAATCACGTACGCACCAGATGCACGAGCGGCAACATCTGCTGGTTGATCTTCTGGCTGACAGCTAAAAAGACCAGTCAATGCTAAAAGTAGAAATAGCTTGTTCATGATATTGAGCTGTTTATAGGCTAACGTTGAACTACTTTTTGTCGTATAAACGGCACGTTACCAACAGGCGTCTGTAACGCTGTATAGCAGGGGGAAAGTGCAATGCCTAGCTACTCCGATTAGTGTCTAGGAATTGTTCTTTCTGGTGAGCAATTGTATAATTAATGTGGCTGTTTCAGAAGTCCTGAATAACTCGGATAGGCTTACATTCTAAACTGATAACGACCCACTGAGTGGCAAAAAAATGTCCATTTAACGAGCCAATCCAGAGTGGTTTCGACTTTTGCAATAGTCACTTTAGTTATAGAACAGGCAGTAATAGTCTTGTTCTCATAAAGAAACGTGTTTACTAAAAGACCCTTAAGGACACGCTTTGGTTGTAATCTCCGACCGATAAACTATTGTATAAATGTCTTTATGTTAATCGACAATTTTTAGATTAGTTTTTAAACATGACTATCACTTAATCTTAAGATTGTACTATATCAACCGAGGAGAGTCAGAGCGCTTTAAATAATCAAGTAGGAGGGAAATAGTTAACGTACCATATCCAATGAATAAGATTGGAAATAGATATCTGAAGTAAATAGACCAAGAGTAGGCACTAACAATATAGATAGTCCAATAATCGACGAAAGAATAACTGGGGAAAGCCTCAAGTAAATAACGGATGGTCTGAGTGAAGGGGATGATTAAGCCAAATGATACTATTAGAAAAGGGAGAAATAGAAGTCCATATTGACCAATCGAAAGCCATGTTAAACTAACAAACTTAATGGCAAATTGATGACGTACCCAGTTCATCAGAATTATCAGGAAGAAAACGATAACTGTTTCGGGTAGTAAAAAACTTCTCATTACGACAAACAGATAAGGTATAGGACCAACAACATGATTTACTTTCATCATTTGTATGTCATATACCAAAGTTCAAGAGGCTACTTGTATTAGTATAACAAGGGCAAACAACACTGTAACTCCTACTTTCAAAAAGATTTGTGAGAGTGGAATACGATTCATATTATCTGGTAAATTAATGATGATGGCTTAACTAATTTTCGAACTAGAAATCTGTTGTTTAAGTGCCGTTATGTTAACTCACCAAAAACTTTCGAATGGTGATCTATCTATATTCTATAGCCCCTAAGTCAATAACCTGATTGATAATTCGAGAATTGCCTTTGAAATCAAAGAGTGGTCCCCGCCATCGGTTGTAAGCATCATTACTGCCCCTATCAATGGCCAGTGAACCTGATAGCAACTCTAAGGTGGTACTAGAACTAAATGGTTAAACCAGCGCCTTTAGGTTATTGCTGCCAACGTGGTTGTTTGTCTGGGATTCAATTAAGCAGTGGTCAGCTGACACGTCATACGTACCATTGGATTGTACCGCACGGCGGCCTCCGTAACGAAGCCCGACAGTTATACAGCATACCCGAGATATTTCGATAAGCGACGCTTAATAAAATGATTTCGCTGTCTGCTTCAAAAGAGTAACTTACAGATAGTCAAATATTTAATGGCCGATAAGGACGTACTCATTCCAGCACTTTCGGCAACGGTAGGCTTTGGTCGGAATAAACCGGGAGAAGAAACGAGCCAGCCTGGAACGAGTAATACGTTCTTGATCAACCCTGCCACATTTAGGGCATTTTATAGCAAAGGAAATGTGAAGATATAGATAAGTCAGTGCTGCTACGATAACTAATCCAGCAACAGAGTAAAAAACAAGTTTCATAGCATTCGAAAGCAAAACTGAATACATAACTAACTAGTAGTGCTAGTCGTAGGCTACTAATTAGATTGGACAAATAGTAAAAAATTGTTGTCTTATAAAACTTTCCTCCCTGAGACGATAGCTTTTTTATGTATTTGCTCCTTAAATGGGGCGTTTTGAGAGATCCAAGGTTACGCCTATTCATCAAAAGTTGCCGATAAAGCTCCCTACACCGATTAATTTGTTCTTAGTCAACAATTAGAGCCACCAATTGAAGGAGCCTACTTCAATCTGTCTGCCCTAACTAAAAAAAGTTAGGTAAACTCATTCACCTTTCAGATGGACTAGCTATTAAGGGGAGCGGAAGGTAGGCTTTTGCCAGCAATCAACTTGAGAATGGCTAAAGGTGCTCCTGGCAACTCGGTCAATAACCAACTAATCATTCATTCAACTACCTACTCAAATGTATTAGCCGGCAACTGTCAACTAGTCTGGGGTGACATCCCACTAAAAGTCACACCTATGTCGCCTGAGTGTTTTTCTCTGCCATACCTTAAACACATATAGATTATGAAGCATAATTTCTCCTTCTGTCTGCTCCTACTATCGCTATTAATCACAGTCGCTTCCTGCAACGACCACCGCCTGCCTTCACCGACAGGACAGCAATTTCGGATTATAAAATCCAGGACAATGGGAGCTGATAGTAGTACAAGCATTATCGCTGGATTTTATACCTACGATAGTAATGGTCGTTTGGTGAAGTATACAGAAGGTAATGAAAAATGGCCTACAAATTCTGCTTTCCCTGATTCTTCCCGTATCTTAATCAGCTATGACGCTCAAGGAAGAGTCCAGACTACCACGCGCGAGGCCTGGATATCTGTATCATCGGCGTCGCTTCCTCCTCCGCTTAATCGTTTATGGCGGCCAAACTTACGGGCTAACTTTACGTATGATTTAGCTGGCTATATTACTGAAGTAAAACAATACCTTATACTAAATGATCGAGCTCAGACTCCAAGCTTATTTCAGGACATCAAAATAGAGTATGATGGTACTGAGTTACCGGTTAAATTGACAACCATCAATTGGGACCCTGTTACGTCCAATGCGCAGCCTCTTTCACAGTTAGTAGAGCAGTACATCTATAATGAGGGTAATATTATAGAGGTCGCACGAAGTGAAAACGGTGGACCTGCTTTGACGGTGCGCTATCAATATGACGACAAGCCCAATCCTTTTTATGGATTAGTGGGGTTGGTTATAACCAATGGCCCTCTATTCAATCTAGTTAACAGAAATAACGTCATTACAGCCAATAAGCAGTATAGCTATAACTCAGTTGGTTTAATGACAAAAGTGGTTGGGGGTGATCCCTATTCTGAGCAAACCTATGGATTCGAGGCTTACTAAGTACGAATTACTCCACAAGTTTCGACCAAGAAAGCAAGCTTATCGACCGGCGGTTACTCCTGAATCAGGCCAGCAAAGACTAACGAGATGTAGCGGCTGACTTAAAGCCAATCTATCAGGTTGCCAACTTGGCCAGTGCCGAGCAGAAGTTGGTTGCTTTTGCTGACAAATGGGGCCAAAAGTATCCGAAAGCTGGGAGCGCAACTGGACGCGGCTAACGCGCTTTTGTCGAGTACCCAGCCGCCATTCGAAAGGTAGTCTATACAACGAATACAGTTGAGGTTATTCACCGCCAAATTCGGTGCGTGACTAAGTCGAAAGGCGCGTTCTCATCAGAAACGACTTTATTAAAACGGCTCTACCTAACCATTCAACGCATCATCGAAAAATGGAATATGCCACTGGTCAACTGGTCGCTGAGGGTGCAACAACTAGCCATTTTATACGGGGAGCTGGTTAAGCCGTTTTTGATGATCTGAAAAAAATGACACTCTTCTTTGAGCATTCCCTAGCATAAGCTAATAACTTGCCTATACTTCAATGAGTTACTTTTGCAACAGCTACGCTACTACTTATACACCAAGAAAATATGCTTCAATACATCATCTGGAATGTTGATCCTGAAATCTTTCGCATTGACTCTTTGCCCATAAGGTGGTATGGTTTACTGTTCGCTACTGGATTCCTGATTGGCATTCAGATTATGACCCACATTTTTAAAACTGAAAACAGGCCCCTTGCTGATACGGATTCGTTACTAATGACGGTAGTTGTATCGACGATTTTAGGGGCAAGACTAGGACACTTCTTGTTTTATGAACCCTATATGTTCATTCAAGACCCGTTATATATCATAACGCCCCCTTATAATGGATTGGCTAGTCATGGAGGGGTATTAGGCATCATAATTGGCCTTTGGCTTTACTCACGTCGTCAGTCAAGTCAATCTAGTGGCCAAACCTTTTTATGGGTTAGTGATCGAATTTGCATTGTAGGCGCTCTAGCAGGAGCATTCATCCGGTTCGGTAATCTAATGAACTCCGAAATTTTTGGTAAACCGACCGATGTACCTTGGGCTTTTGTCTTCTTAAGAAATCATGAGTTTAGCCAAGTGCCTCGTCATCCTACCCAACTTTATGAATCGTTATC
It encodes:
- a CDS encoding choice-of-anchor Q domain-containing protein, whose protein sequence is MLSGSLAIDRGSNDAYNRWRGPLFDFKGNSRIINQVIDLGAIEYR
- the lgt gene encoding prolipoprotein diacylglyceryl transferase; translation: MLQYIIWNVDPEIFRIDSLPIRWYGLLFATGFLIGIQIMTHIFKTENRPLADTDSLLMTVVVSTILGARLGHFLFYEPYMFIQDPLYIITPPYNGLASHGGVLGIIIGLWLYSRRQSSQSSGQTFLWVSDRICIVGALAGAFIRFGNLMNSEIFGKPTDVPWAFVFLRNHEFSQVPRHPTQLYESLSYLILFIGLLWYWKNFRNQAASGTMLGISLVWIFGLRFVWEFFKENQVTFEDSMSLNMGQLLSIPAILLGLILLLRNFIRPTSLIPIALVIQSSSLCYQCDYQSALPDSRKVNMNKCEVLISETYSLKTRRFQDHMVKTKKQLSERSPLT
- a CDS encoding Crp/Fnr family transcriptional regulator produces the protein MNTYSEYIQAVTDCTYVALSKRSLEELSMTIVGWDPIIAKITAKGYADKVNRISAMMADDATGRYLKFQSEFPNLANRIPLSYLASYLGITQSSLSRIRRNIQ